In Candidatus Denitrolinea symbiosum, the genomic stretch ATGCCGAGATAGAACAGCGCTTCCTCCAGCTTCTGCCGCGTCTCTTCGAGCCGGTCGTTGACTTCGAGATAGGCGCGCACGCTGACGGGGCCGACCGCGACGCCTTCGTTTTCCTCGTCGAGGAATTTCACGCCCGTGCTTTCGGTGACGACGCCGTTGGGCGCGAAACGCGCCAGCACGTCGGCGACCGCTTCGGCGAGTTCGCCGTCCACGAGGAGGGAGACTTCGAGCCAGTTCATATTTGTCATTGGTTTTCAGCGCCTTCGCGATACACGCCTTGATATTCGGGCGGCAGGAGGCGCGCCAGTTCCCGCATGATCTGGACGGTACCGTTCGCCAAATCCGCGTGACGGTCCCCGGTGCGGACGAGGCGGAAGGGCCGCCCGACGGTCATCGTGACGGGGACGCGCGGCCAGCAGAACAGTCCGCGATAGAGGCGGGGATTCTCGGTCCCGGTCAACGCGATGGGGACGAGAGGGACGTCTGCGCGCAGGGCGAGGAAAGCCGCGCCGTCCAGTCCCTGCTCGAGTCCGCCGATCACGCTCTCGCGTCCCTCGGGAGCGATGGTCACAAACCGTCCGAGGCGCAGCGACTCCAGCGCGCAGTTCAACGCGCGGCGGTCGGGACGTCCGCGATGAAGCCAGATGACGCCGTACGGTTCGGCGAAGACCCGCAGCGCGGCGATGTCGTAGAGATTGCTTGCGGCCAGCGAATCCACTTCGAGCGTTTGGAGTTGCGAAAGGATGACGACGATGTCCGCGTCGCCAAGATGGTTGAGGACGAGCAGCGCGGGGCCGCGTTCGGGAAAATTTTCCAGGCCGCGCACGGCAAGGTCAATTCGCGTCGCGACGAGGAAACGCATGAGGGCGCGCAAGACGCGGCGCGTCAACCTGCGCCGCCAGTGATATTCGGGGACGCGCGTCAATTCGGGGCGGAATTTTTCCGCGACGGGTTTAGGAGGCGGCGATGACGGATTCGGCATAGACCCCGCGATATTCCTCGGGCAGCAGCCCCGCGATGTGACGCATCACCAGGTCCGCGTTGCGCTGGCGGGATTCGCGCCGCGCCGCGCCCTTCCCCTCGACGACGGGCAGGCGGATCGGCTTGCCGATGCGCATTTCCAAATTCGGCCTTTCGCCGCGGCGGGCGCGCTGCCAGAAATCGTCGGTCGTGCCGACGAGACCGACCGGCAGGACCGGCGCGCGCGTCTCTTCGACGATGTAGGCGATGCCCGGCTTCGCGCGCCGCATGGCCGTCACGCGCGAGCGTCCGCCCTCGGGCGCGATGAACAGCGGGCGGCCAGACTTGACGACGCGCGTCGTCCACTCGAGCAGGGCGCGGTCGTACTCGCCGCGATGCACGGGCGTCACGCCATAGAGTTTGAGCAGCTGCCCCTGCCCGGGTTTGTCGAACACATCCGCCGCGCCGATGATCTCCAGCGTCTCGGGCCAGAAGGCCGCCGCGAACGGCGGGTCGAAGATCGAGACGTGGTTGACCGCCGCCACATACGGTTTGCCCAGCGGCACGTTGTCAAGTCCAGTGATCTTCACGCGCGCCAGAATATGAAACAGCCCGCGAAACACGACCCGCAAAACGGGACGGGTGATTCGAAATCGCAGGGGCGCGCGGTATTCATCCATTGCACAGCTCGCGGACGCGCGCGAAAACTTCATCGGCAGACAGCCCCTCGGTGTCCACGATGACCGCGTCGTCCGCGGGACGCAGGGGCGCGACCGAGCGCGTCGAATCGATTCGGTCGCGCGCGTGGATCTTCGCGAGGATCTCCGCGTAGTCGGCCTCTCCGCCCCGCGCGATGATCTCCGCGAAGCGGCGGCGGGCGCGTTCCTCGGCGGAAGCGTCGAGGTAAATCTTCAAGTCCGCCTCGGGCAGGATGACCGTGCCGATATCGCGTCCCACCATCACGATGCGGCCGCGCTGGCCGATACGGCGCTGTTGACTGCCCATGGCGAGTCGCACGCCCGCGTAGGCGGAGACGATGGAGACGTTCGCGTCCACTTCGGGACGACGCGTCTCCCAGGTGACGTCGCGTCCCTCGACGATCACATCGCAGGCGCGTCCATCGGACTTCGAGGCGGGCGCGACGTCAATGGACATTTCCTCGGCGAGGCGCGTCGCCGCGGCCTCGTCGTGGACGTCCACGCCGCGCTGGAGCGCGCTCCACGTGACGGCGCGGTACATCACGCCCGTGTCGAAAAAAAGATAACCGAGGTCGTCGGCGAGACGTTTGCCGATGGTGGATTTTCCCGACGCGGCGGGACCGTCTATGGCGATGATGGAGGGGACGTCAGGCATCAGTTTTTGAATTTCGGGTTGTGGGTTGTTTGCGGCGCTCGGCGTATCTCTCATGGCTTTTCCGCGTCAATGAACAGGTCGGCGCGGCCCCAGAGAATGACTGTCTCCGGCGCGGTTGGGAGGTCGTGATAGGCGAGCCAGCCCAGGGTATAGGACGAAAACGAATCCCAGGCGGGATACAGGCGCCAGTTAAAGTCCTGCCCGCGATAGGACGCGGCCAGGCCGAGGTCGTCGCGCGTCGGCGTGATGACCAGTTCGGGCGCGGAGGCCGGGTCGAGGGCGACGACGTTCTGCGGGTTGTGGCCGCGAAGCGCCCAGGTCAGCGCGGGCGAGTCCACGCCGACGATGAGGACCGGCAGGGAGTCCGTCTGACCGACAGCCCATTCCGAGGTCTGGTTCACGGTGAGCGTGAGCAGGTCTGCCTGCGCGATGCGCGGGGACAGATCCCAGAGTTCGACGGCTTTTTCGTCGCGCAGTCCCGTCGCGCCCCAGGCCGCGCCGAGCGTGTAGACGCCGAGGACGACGGCCGCGCCCCATGCCGCGCCGACGCGCGCCACCCGCGCCGACCAGCCATATCCCACCAGCGCCGCGCTGACGATCAGGAGAACGAACGCCCCGGCGAGCAGCAGCAGGCGGATGTTGGCCTCCCGCGAGGGGATGGTCGTCCAGCGCAAGGCCTCCACGTCCATCCACGCGAAGGCGAGCA encodes the following:
- a CDS encoding lysophospholipid Acyltransferase; amino-acid sequence: MDEYRAPLRFRITRPVLRVVFRGLFHILARVKITGLDNVPLGKPYVAAVNHVSIFDPPFAAAFWPETLEIIGAADVFDKPGQGQLLKLYGVTPVHRGEYDRALLEWTTRVVKSGRPLFIAPEGGRSRVTAMRRAKPGIAYIVEETRAPVLPVGLVGTTDDFWQRARRGERPNLEMRIGKPIRLPVVEGKGAARRESRQRNADLVMRHIAGLLPEEYRGVYAESVIAAS
- a CDS encoding cytidylate kinase; its protein translation is MRDTPSAANNPQPEIQKLMPDVPSIIAIDGPAASGKSTIGKRLADDLGYLFFDTGVMYRAVTWSALQRGVDVHDEAAATRLAEEMSIDVAPASKSDGRACDVIVEGRDVTWETRRPEVDANVSIVSAYAGVRLAMGSQQRRIGQRGRIVMVGRDIGTVILPEADLKIYLDASAEERARRRFAEIIARGGEADYAEILAKIHARDRIDSTRSVAPLRPADDAVIVDTEGLSADEVFARVRELCNG
- a CDS encoding 1-acyl-sn-glycerol-3-phosphate acyltransferase, which gives rise to MPNPSSPPPKPVAEKFRPELTRVPEYHWRRRLTRRVLRALMRFLVATRIDLAVRGLENFPERGPALLVLNHLGDADIVVILSQLQTLEVDSLAASNLYDIAALRVFAEPYGVIWLHRGRPDRRALNCALESLRLGRFVTIAPEGRESVIGGLEQGLDGAAFLALRADVPLVPIALTGTENPRLYRGLFCWPRVPVTMTVGRPFRLVRTGDRHADLANGTVQIMRELARLLPPEYQGVYREGAENQ